From a region of the Roseivirga sp. 4D4 genome:
- the hemH gene encoding ferrochelatase: MGKEKKGVLLVNLGTPDSPATKDVRKYLREFLMDGRVIDIPLIPRFLLVNGIIAPFRAPKSAKEYAKLWEDRGSPLKFNGFDVRDMLQESLGDEYQVALGMRYQSPSIESALEELRSHNVTEIIVIPLFPQYASASTGSVSEKVNSIINTWQIIPSVTHINQFMDHPKFLQAFAENGKALMEKEDYDHVIFSYHGLPERQIKKGSVGNQCQLGACCNQLHERNRYCYRAQCFYTSRQLAERLGLQEGDYTTTFQSRLGKDPWVKPYTDIFLKELPAKGIKKVLAFSPAFISDCLETTLEVGEEFKEEFEEAGGEVWDLVPSLNTSTTWIECLEDLVKSA, translated from the coding sequence ATGGGAAAAGAGAAGAAAGGCGTTTTGCTGGTGAACTTAGGAACACCTGATAGCCCTGCCACAAAAGACGTAAGAAAATACCTAAGAGAATTCTTAATGGATGGTCGAGTTATCGATATCCCATTGATTCCCAGATTCCTTTTAGTAAATGGTATCATTGCCCCATTTAGAGCTCCCAAGTCGGCAAAAGAATATGCAAAACTCTGGGAAGACCGTGGCTCACCATTGAAATTCAATGGTTTTGATGTAAGAGACATGCTTCAAGAGAGCCTGGGTGATGAGTATCAGGTAGCCTTAGGTATGAGGTATCAAAGCCCAAGTATAGAAAGTGCGCTAGAAGAGCTGAGGAGTCATAATGTTACTGAAATTATAGTAATTCCTCTTTTCCCGCAGTACGCATCTGCCAGCACAGGATCAGTCTCTGAAAAGGTCAATAGTATCATAAATACATGGCAGATTATACCGTCAGTTACCCATATTAACCAGTTTATGGATCACCCAAAGTTTCTTCAGGCATTTGCAGAAAACGGTAAGGCCTTGATGGAAAAAGAGGATTATGATCATGTGATTTTCAGCTACCATGGCTTGCCCGAAAGACAAATTAAGAAGGGTTCAGTGGGAAATCAGTGTCAGCTAGGTGCTTGCTGTAATCAGCTGCATGAGAGAAATCGATATTGCTACCGCGCACAGTGCTTCTATACTTCGCGACAGCTTGCTGAAAGGCTTGGGCTTCAGGAAGGCGATTATACTACCACCTTCCAATCAAGATTGGGAAAAGACCCATGGGTAAAGCCTTATACTGATATCTTTTTGAAAGAATTGCCAGCAAAGGGCATAAAGAAAGTATTGGCCTTCTCTCCTGCATTTATCTCGGATTGCCTTGAAACTACACTAGAGGTTGGGGAAGAATTCAAAGAAGAATTTGAAGAGGCTGGAGGTGAAGTTTGGGATTTGGTTCCCAGTCTGAACACTTCTACTACCTGGATTGAATGTTTAGAAGACTTGGTTAAATCGGCCTAA